A window of Desulfobulbus oralis genomic DNA:
TATAATAGAAAAGGCTTGAACTAATTGATGTGAATATTTCATAACATCAACAAAAAGAAAAAGAATCAAGAAGTTCAATATATATCCAAAAAAATGCGCTACAACATATCTTATTCCTATATAAGTAATACTTCCAACACAAGAGAAAATGAATCTTTTTGCACAAAAGAATCCTACAAATACTCCTAACCCATAAAGCATTGTCATTGTTAATTTTGGAGTTAATCCAAAACTTATCAACAA
This region includes:
- a CDS encoding GtrA family protein, whose amino-acid sequence is MARYGILGIINNIGGYILYLLLISFGLTPKLTMTMLYGLGVFVGFFCAKRFIFSCVGSITYIGIRYVVAHFFGYILNFLILFLFVDVMKYSHQLVQAFSIITVAGFLFLTFKFYVFR